Proteins encoded within one genomic window of Arachis ipaensis cultivar K30076 chromosome B08, Araip1.1, whole genome shotgun sequence:
- the LOC107610812 gene encoding uncharacterized protein LOC107610812, with translation MPIYTLSCFKLPETLIEDVQRAILQFWWGKKRSERRMQWIGWRITCRSKSQRGLNFKDLKAFNLAMLAKQGWRLLTKTNFLIFRVYRSKYFKDSNFLRVEVGINPSWGWRSIVEGRKVLEKGILWRVGTGSDIRIREDSWVRDYLAITLNTETNSEHNPTWVSDLLLPTKSWNQILIQELFRPDIAEAIINTEIQQGDDEVTWLKEKNGCYSVASGY, from the coding sequence ATGCCTATTTACACTCTCAGTTGCTTTAAACTCCCAGAGACACTAATAGAAGACGTACAAAGAGCCATATTGCAGTTTTGGTGGGGCAAAAAAAGATCGGAAAGGAGGATGCAATGGATTGGGTGGAGAATTACTTGTAGGTCCAAGAGCCAAAGGGGTCTTAATTTCAAAGATCTTAAAGCTTTCAACCTTGCAATGCTAGCCAAACAAGGATGGCGACTACTTACAAAAACAAATTTTCTAATCTTTAGAGTGTACCGAAGTAAATATTTCAAAGACTCCAATTTTCTCCGCGTAGAAGTTGGAATCAACCCTTCCTGGGGATGGAGGAGCATAGTAGAGGGCAGAAAAGTTCTGGAAAAAGGTATCCTATGGAGGGTAGGCACCGGTTCAGATATCAGAATAAGAGAAGATTCATGGGTTCGTGATTATCTGGCTATTACTCTTAATACAGAGACTAATTCAGAACACAATCCTACATGGGTTTCAGACCTACTTTTACCAACCAAATCATGGAATCAgatattaatacaagaactattcaGACCAGATATTGCAGAGGCAATCATAAACACTGAAATCCAACAAGGTGATGATGAGGTTACCTGGCTAAAGGAGAAAAATGGATGCTATTCAGTAGCGTCTGGGTACTAG
- the LOC107613665 gene encoding chromatin remodeling protein EBS isoform X1: MAKTRPGKRDLDSYTIRGTNKIVRVGDCVLMRPSDTSKPPYVARVEKIESDSRNNVKVRVRWYYRPEESIGGRRQFHGAKELFLSDHYDIQSAHTIEGKCVVHSFKNYTKLENVGAEDYYCRFEYKAATGAFTPDRVAVYCKCEMPYNPDDLMVQCEGCKDWYHPACVGMTIEEAKKLDHFVCSECSSDDDMKKPQATFPVSPGSDGKMNEYFQVEPKRRKR; the protein is encoded by the exons ATGGCGAAAACGAGACCAGGGAAAAGAGACTTGGACTCGTACACCATCAGAGGCACCAACAAGATCGTAAGAG TTGGTGACTGCGTTTTGATGCGTCCTTCGGACACATCGAAGCCACCGTACGTGGCGAGAGTGGAGAAGATCGAGTCCGATAGTAGGAACAACGTGAAGGTTCGTGTGAGATGGTACTATAGGCCTGAAGAGTCCATTGGTGGAAGGAGACAGTTCCATGGGGCAAAGGAGCTTTTCTTATCTGATCATTATGACATTCAGAGTGCTCACACCATTGAAGGGAAGTGTGTTGTTCACTCCTTCAAGAACTACACAAAGCTTGAGAATGTGGGTGCCGAAGATTACTACTGTAGGTTCGAGTACAAGGCTGCTACTGGAGCTTTTACACCCGACCGCGTCGCTGT GTATTGCAAGTGTGAGATGCCTTATAACCCGGATGACCTCATGGTGCAGTGTGAGGGATGCAAGGATTG GTACCATCCTGCATGTGTGGGAATGACTATTGAAGAAGCAAAGAAGTTGGATCACTTTGTATGTTCTGAATGTTCATCTGATGATGACATGAAGAAACCCCAGGCTACATTTCCAGTGTCACCAGGATCTGATGGCAAG ATGAATGAATATTTTCAGGTGGAGCCGAAGCGACGGAAGAGATGA
- the LOC107613665 gene encoding chromatin remodeling protein EBS isoform X2 has protein sequence MAKTRPGKRDLDSYTIRGTNKIVRVGDCVLMRPSDTSKPPYVARVEKIESDSRNNVKVRVRWYYRPEESIGGRRQFHGAKELFLSDHYDIQSAHTIEGKCVVHSFKNYTKLENVGAEDYYCRFEYKAATGAFTPDRVAVYCKCEMPYNPDDLMVQCEGCKDWYHPACVGMTIEEAKKLDHFVCSECSSDDDMKKPQATFPVSPGSDGKVEPKRRKR, from the exons ATGGCGAAAACGAGACCAGGGAAAAGAGACTTGGACTCGTACACCATCAGAGGCACCAACAAGATCGTAAGAG TTGGTGACTGCGTTTTGATGCGTCCTTCGGACACATCGAAGCCACCGTACGTGGCGAGAGTGGAGAAGATCGAGTCCGATAGTAGGAACAACGTGAAGGTTCGTGTGAGATGGTACTATAGGCCTGAAGAGTCCATTGGTGGAAGGAGACAGTTCCATGGGGCAAAGGAGCTTTTCTTATCTGATCATTATGACATTCAGAGTGCTCACACCATTGAAGGGAAGTGTGTTGTTCACTCCTTCAAGAACTACACAAAGCTTGAGAATGTGGGTGCCGAAGATTACTACTGTAGGTTCGAGTACAAGGCTGCTACTGGAGCTTTTACACCCGACCGCGTCGCTGT GTATTGCAAGTGTGAGATGCCTTATAACCCGGATGACCTCATGGTGCAGTGTGAGGGATGCAAGGATTG GTACCATCCTGCATGTGTGGGAATGACTATTGAAGAAGCAAAGAAGTTGGATCACTTTGTATGTTCTGAATGTTCATCTGATGATGACATGAAGAAACCCCAGGCTACATTTCCAGTGTCACCAGGATCTGATGGCAAG GTGGAGCCGAAGCGACGGAAGAGATGA